A single genomic interval of Spirosoma linguale DSM 74 harbors:
- a CDS encoding TonB-dependent receptor plug (PFAM: TonB-dependent receptor plug; TonB-dependent receptor~KEGG: mxa:MXAN_4746 TonB-dependent receptor), whose amino-acid sequence MLGLILLLCTNVFAQSTRYTLKGRVTDPEKMGLPGTTVVLVGTTVGTTTDAEGNYTLPVTLKPGPVTVAFTSIGYETLRQDVTLGNADEVTVNAQLVAAATNLDEVVVTGSTLSAPKRELGNAISTIKAADLTQSGSGNLINSLQGKVPGAQITQNSGDPAGGISIRLRGIKSLVGSSDPLYVVDGVIVSNASTNVSQLALANDVGNANVGQNRLSDINPDDIATINVVNGAAAAAQYGSRAANGVVIITTKRGQSGKAQVNFTTSFNINELRKGVPVNTYGKQFGFASLRLYPIGVISAAQVAANPGTTTTSIYRDGTNSLLATNLVDVQRYNYFDQIFRTGYGTDNNLSISGGRDNTQYYVSFGYLKNEGIIKGTDFTRYNLRARVDQRLANWAKISVGISYSNSLSNEKANGNVFYSPINSVNITNNIYDITKRDAAGNLQAVEPSRVNPLSTIEDMKFSQSVSRTINSLQLNLTPLKGLTVDYIVGVDAYSQFGKNYIRPYPYQSVAQLPAARYPFGFAATATNQVLQFNNDLNAQYENQFSEKFKLNAAIGYSYQYYQADYSINSGQNLSPFIETVSGASNTTYSVRYDLDRFSLSGLFAQATLGYKNLAFITGAVRRDQSSKFSPTQTNQYYPKVSGSFIVSDLDFWKNLSFSNAFNSLKLRTSYGEAGNLSGIGSYARFYQFSPVGFLGKNTVVPGTQLANPDVQPERMAELEGGVDLAFLNGRIGLGVTAYNQKITNLVVNRTLAPTSGGTSIVNNVGSMENKGFEIVLDATPIKTKDLNWDVTFIYNHNRNKVLDLGGLPIINPDASSASGTPVNLIVGQPVGVFYGTGYARNPDGSLLLSPSGFPQSERATGQANGAVDYVPARNSDGTLDVTKPLANVIIGNPNPKWTGSFSTNLSYKKLNLHVLLDMVQGSDVFNADKRTRQGVGLGDYAEQELRGTLKRGYIFGIYNTQEFRVDPGSYTKLREVSLSYTLPTFIKSISRLTISAVGRNLYSWDKYTGFDPETNAGGNNDLLRGIDFGNVPIPRTYQFKLSATF is encoded by the coding sequence ATGCTTGGGCTAATCCTGCTGCTTTGCACGAATGTGTTTGCGCAAAGCACTCGCTATACATTGAAAGGACGGGTTACCGATCCTGAAAAAATGGGGCTTCCCGGAACCACCGTTGTGCTTGTTGGTACCACCGTTGGTACGACCACCGATGCTGAAGGGAACTACACACTCCCCGTTACGCTGAAACCTGGTCCCGTTACCGTTGCCTTTACGTCGATCGGTTATGAAACCCTACGCCAGGACGTAACGCTGGGCAATGCCGATGAAGTAACCGTGAACGCGCAACTCGTGGCGGCTGCGACAAATCTCGATGAAGTGGTGGTCACAGGCTCTACGCTATCGGCTCCCAAACGGGAGTTAGGCAATGCCATCAGCACCATCAAAGCGGCCGATTTAACCCAAAGCGGCTCGGGCAACCTGATCAACTCCTTACAAGGCAAAGTACCGGGCGCGCAAATCACGCAGAACTCCGGCGACCCGGCCGGTGGTATCAGCATTCGTCTGCGGGGTATCAAGTCGCTGGTTGGCTCGTCGGACCCGCTCTATGTTGTGGACGGGGTTATTGTAAGCAACGCCAGTACCAACGTCTCGCAACTGGCGCTGGCTAACGATGTTGGTAACGCCAACGTCGGCCAGAACCGTCTGTCGGATATTAACCCAGACGATATTGCCACCATCAATGTCGTGAACGGGGCGGCTGCGGCTGCTCAATATGGTTCACGAGCGGCCAATGGAGTAGTGATTATTACCACCAAGCGCGGCCAGAGTGGCAAGGCGCAGGTCAACTTTACCACGTCGTTCAACATCAACGAACTGCGAAAAGGCGTACCCGTCAATACCTATGGCAAGCAGTTCGGCTTTGCCTCGCTTCGGCTATATCCCATCGGGGTTATTTCGGCGGCTCAGGTAGCGGCTAATCCGGGTACAACCACGACCAGCATTTACCGCGACGGGACGAACTCCCTGCTGGCAACCAACCTCGTGGATGTACAGCGGTATAATTACTTCGATCAAATCTTCCGGACGGGCTACGGCACCGACAATAATCTGTCTATTTCGGGTGGTCGCGACAACACCCAGTATTATGTGTCGTTCGGCTACCTCAAAAATGAGGGCATTATCAAAGGCACAGACTTTACCCGCTACAACCTCCGCGCCCGCGTAGACCAGCGACTGGCCAACTGGGCCAAGATTTCGGTGGGTATCAGCTACTCGAATAGCCTTTCCAATGAGAAGGCGAATGGCAACGTGTTCTACAGCCCGATCAACTCGGTCAACATCACGAACAACATCTACGACATCACCAAACGCGATGCCGCCGGAAACTTGCAGGCTGTGGAGCCATCCCGCGTAAACCCACTCTCGACCATCGAAGACATGAAGTTTTCGCAGTCGGTGAGCCGGACGATCAACAGCCTTCAACTGAACCTGACGCCACTGAAAGGTCTGACCGTTGATTATATCGTAGGTGTCGATGCCTATTCACAGTTCGGTAAAAACTATATTCGGCCTTACCCTTACCAGTCTGTTGCCCAGTTACCAGCCGCTCGTTATCCGTTTGGTTTTGCCGCCACAGCCACTAATCAGGTGCTGCAATTCAACAATGACCTGAACGCGCAGTATGAAAACCAGTTTAGTGAGAAGTTTAAGCTGAACGCGGCCATCGGCTACAGCTATCAATATTATCAGGCTGATTACTCGATCAATAGCGGCCAGAACCTGTCGCCGTTTATCGAGACGGTTAGCGGAGCCAGCAACACGACCTACTCCGTTCGCTATGACCTGGACCGTTTCAGCCTGAGCGGTCTGTTTGCGCAGGCCACGCTCGGCTATAAAAATCTGGCATTCATTACCGGGGCCGTCCGTCGCGATCAGTCGTCGAAATTCTCACCAACGCAGACCAACCAGTATTACCCCAAAGTAAGCGGTTCGTTCATTGTGTCGGACCTTGATTTCTGGAAAAACCTGTCGTTCAGCAACGCTTTCAACAGCCTGAAACTCCGGACCAGCTATGGCGAAGCCGGTAACCTGTCGGGTATTGGTTCGTATGCCCGTTTTTACCAGTTTAGCCCGGTGGGTTTCCTGGGTAAAAACACGGTGGTACCCGGTACGCAACTGGCCAACCCCGACGTGCAACCCGAACGTATGGCTGAACTGGAGGGCGGTGTTGATTTGGCCTTCCTGAACGGCCGGATTGGCCTGGGTGTAACGGCCTACAACCAGAAGATCACAAACCTGGTCGTGAACCGGACGCTGGCCCCCACATCGGGCGGTACGAGCATTGTGAATAACGTTGGTTCGATGGAAAACAAAGGGTTCGAGATTGTGCTGGACGCTACGCCCATCAAAACCAAAGACCTGAACTGGGATGTAACGTTCATTTACAACCACAACCGAAACAAAGTCCTTGATCTGGGCGGTCTGCCGATCATTAACCCCGATGCCTCGTCAGCGTCTGGAACGCCGGTCAACTTAATCGTTGGCCAACCAGTGGGTGTGTTCTACGGCACAGGCTATGCCCGTAATCCGGATGGTTCATTGCTGTTGTCGCCGTCGGGTTTCCCGCAGTCGGAGCGGGCGACTGGGCAAGCCAATGGCGCTGTCGATTATGTACCGGCTCGTAATTCAGACGGTACGCTGGACGTTACCAAACCCCTGGCCAACGTGATCATTGGCAATCCGAACCCAAAATGGACGGGTTCCTTCAGCACCAATCTGTCGTACAAAAAACTGAACCTGCATGTCTTGCTGGACATGGTTCAGGGCTCGGATGTGTTCAACGCGGACAAGCGGACGCGTCAGGGTGTAGGTCTTGGCGACTATGCCGAACAGGAGTTACGGGGAACGCTGAAGCGGGGTTATATCTTCGGCATTTACAACACGCAGGAGTTCCGGGTCGATCCGGGTTCGTACACCAAACTGCGCGAGGTGTCGCTCAGCTATACGCTGCCAACTTTTATCAAGTCGATCAGCCGGTTAACTATTTCGGCGGTGGGCCGCAACCTGTATTCGTGGGATAAGTACACCGGCTTCGATCCGGAAACCAACGCGGGTGGCAACAATGACCTGCTGCGCGGCATCGACTTCGGAAACGTCCCCATTCCCCGTACGTACCAATTCAAACTGTCAGCGACATTCTAA
- a CDS encoding hypothetical protein (KEGG: mxa:MXAN_4747 putative lipoprotein), translating into MKKIIIPILLTGLMLTQVACNKEYLNPSTISQPQAVSSPDGLMTLANGLQYRYTTGGALSVLYASTAGAGLTTREQAVLNVGNLDEANLAVGASTVSNINSVVRNLWTQSHLVRSNAELILANTGVVSDAGTKSGIVGYASIFRALSLGTLGMFFEQSPVTTGTNVAFVPRVQVFKEAVSTLETAATQLASAPVSADFTGKVVPGIDIANTIQALIARYSLLSGDYDKALAAAAKVDLTKRSVYNFDDNTRNPLFEYTFGNLNVFQPTNANLGLPAALAPDAADKRIAFLTKPSTNTAVAPVIATAFYTANNAAVPVYVPGEILLIQAEAYARKGDLTNAVAALNKVLTKTAAQDAFGLGAALPAYSGAQTADAILTEIYRNRQIELAYQGFRLEDSRRFNRPGPGTTGAERNRNFFPYPLNERNNNTNTPLDPGI; encoded by the coding sequence ATGAAAAAAATCATAATTCCCATACTTCTCACGGGCCTCATGTTGACGCAGGTTGCCTGTAATAAAGAATACCTGAACCCGAGTACCATCAGCCAGCCGCAGGCGGTCAGTTCGCCCGATGGGTTGATGACGCTCGCCAATGGACTGCAGTACCGGTATACCACCGGGGGGGCGTTGAGCGTACTGTATGCCAGCACCGCCGGAGCGGGCCTGACCACCCGCGAGCAGGCCGTTCTGAACGTGGGGAACCTCGACGAGGCTAACCTCGCCGTTGGTGCCAGTACGGTAAGCAACATCAACAGTGTGGTACGTAATCTGTGGACACAAAGCCACCTGGTACGTTCCAACGCCGAACTGATTCTGGCTAATACGGGTGTTGTTTCGGATGCCGGTACGAAAAGCGGAATAGTTGGCTATGCGTCCATTTTCCGGGCCCTTTCGCTGGGTACACTCGGCATGTTTTTTGAGCAGTCGCCGGTAACGACGGGAACGAACGTCGCGTTTGTTCCTCGGGTGCAAGTGTTCAAAGAAGCGGTTTCAACGCTCGAAACAGCGGCCACCCAACTAGCCAGTGCACCGGTATCGGCTGACTTCACGGGCAAAGTTGTTCCGGGGATCGATATCGCAAACACGATTCAGGCCCTGATTGCCCGGTATTCTCTGCTTTCGGGAGATTACGACAAGGCGCTGGCTGCTGCGGCCAAAGTTGACCTGACCAAACGATCTGTCTACAACTTCGACGATAACACCCGGAATCCGCTGTTTGAGTACACGTTTGGCAACCTGAACGTGTTTCAGCCCACTAACGCCAATCTGGGTCTTCCAGCCGCGCTGGCTCCGGATGCTGCCGATAAGCGAATTGCGTTCCTGACAAAGCCCAGCACCAACACGGCCGTTGCGCCGGTTATTGCCACCGCTTTCTATACGGCCAATAATGCTGCGGTTCCTGTTTATGTACCGGGTGAAATTCTGTTGATTCAGGCCGAAGCGTATGCCCGGAAAGGCGATCTGACCAACGCCGTTGCGGCACTCAACAAGGTGCTGACGAAAACAGCCGCTCAGGATGCGTTTGGTTTAGGGGCAGCTTTACCAGCCTATTCAGGAGCGCAGACGGCCGATGCCATTCTGACGGAGATTTACCGAAATCGCCAAATTGAACTGGCCTATCAGGGTTTCCGTCTGGAAGACAGCCGCCGATTCAATCGGCCGGGGCCGGGTACTACGGGTGCCGAGCGCAACCGCAATTTCTTCCCCTATCCGCTGAATGAGCGTAACAACAACACCAATACGCCACTCGACCCGGGGATTTAG
- a CDS encoding oxidoreductase domain protein (PFAM: oxidoreductase domain protein; Oxidoreductase domain~KEGG: rle:RL0824 putative oxidoreductase) — translation MPEPIRIAIIGPGKVAHLHAKAALEIPNAELVAVYGRTYQKAEDFANQYGIRAYSDIYDMVDRENVDLCLVCTTHPGHREPTVAALNAGSHVLVEKPLASSLEDCDAMLEAAKRNNRHLGVISQRRFYAPSQRIREAIDTGKIGKPVLGTVQMLGWRDENYYKSDAWRGTWADEGGGVLVNQSPHQLDLLLWYMGEIDEVFGVWRNLNHPYIEVDDTALAIVKFKNGGLGNIIVSNSQKPGIFGKVHVHGQNGASVGVQTDGGALFIAGMSSITDPPVNDLWTVPGEEALLAKFVEEDTAFFNTIDATVYYFGLQIAEFCDAIREGRAPAVTGEEGRKVVALFQAIYESTRTGLPVKL, via the coding sequence ATGCCTGAACCCATACGCATTGCCATTATTGGCCCCGGTAAAGTGGCACATCTGCACGCCAAAGCCGCTTTGGAAATTCCCAATGCCGAACTAGTCGCCGTTTACGGCCGAACCTATCAAAAAGCGGAAGACTTCGCCAATCAGTATGGCATTCGTGCCTACAGCGACATCTACGACATGGTCGACCGGGAGAACGTCGACCTGTGTCTGGTCTGCACTACCCACCCCGGCCACCGGGAGCCAACCGTAGCGGCCCTGAATGCCGGTTCGCACGTGCTGGTCGAGAAACCGCTGGCATCGTCGCTGGAAGACTGCGATGCCATGCTCGAAGCCGCCAAACGCAACAATCGCCACCTGGGTGTTATCAGCCAACGGCGGTTTTACGCGCCCAGTCAGCGCATTCGGGAAGCAATTGATACCGGAAAAATAGGCAAGCCCGTGCTCGGTACGGTTCAGATGCTCGGCTGGCGGGATGAGAACTATTACAAAAGCGACGCCTGGCGCGGTACCTGGGCCGATGAAGGCGGGGGCGTATTGGTCAACCAGTCGCCCCACCAACTCGATTTGCTGCTCTGGTACATGGGCGAAATCGACGAGGTATTTGGTGTCTGGCGTAACCTGAACCATCCGTATATTGAAGTGGATGATACAGCTTTGGCCATTGTCAAATTTAAGAATGGCGGGCTTGGCAACATCATCGTGAGTAACTCACAAAAGCCGGGTATTTTCGGGAAAGTACACGTACATGGCCAGAATGGTGCATCGGTCGGCGTTCAGACCGATGGTGGGGCCTTATTCATTGCGGGTATGTCGAGCATTACCGACCCGCCAGTCAATGACCTCTGGACGGTACCCGGCGAAGAAGCCTTACTGGCTAAATTTGTTGAAGAAGATACCGCTTTCTTCAACACCATCGACGCCACGGTCTATTACTTCGGTCTACAAATCGCCGAGTTCTGCGACGCCATACGCGAAGGCCGCGCCCCCGCCGTAACCGGAGAAGAAGGCCGGAAAGTAGTTGCCCTCTTTCAGGCCATTTATGAATCAACCCGAACGGGTTTGCCGGTTAAACTGTAA
- a CDS encoding hypothetical protein (KEGG: pat:Patl_1908 hypothetical protein), with the protein MQPQLSTFDNMKRLAAFLLFISIIPTSSAQTATLPTLRTKQNKMVMYMEGERGNFNGINELPADFPYDFGTKAEHTPLTLVSEQDSIVLLLRHGGQTNFDIIRQAKGDTVHCHFSSHPFVKMAVFTDAYKKANQGKTIIDVPEVYELINVIFALTDYGKTDAIEKDTEYYTQVMSHFSPYKNHPAVHTMDSLLRKSVDNYHNIKMDSYAYLFDGSKLAKSPVYDRISWGEVNELTPYIPLVEQFANQSNFRSFFQKHQPYYTGLISDFRKNVDVATMKSWLDKQFPTTRYSAIKMIFSPLVGNNQSANRFDDNGFTEAQCHINYPFFSKATASQSKDLIRGRRMIISFTELNHNYLNPEAEKYDNNVAKAYKNMADWITEGSPSMNYNNPLLCFEEYMNYALVTLLFNDLFDAKTFAILHEENNKRMVTNRGFKRFKDFNQELLQLYRNRKPGQTVADLYPVIIAWAAKQ; encoded by the coding sequence ATGCAGCCACAACTCAGCACGTTTGATAACATGAAAAGATTAGCTGCTTTTCTACTATTTATCTCGATTATACCTACCTCATCAGCGCAAACAGCCACCCTGCCTACCCTTCGGACGAAGCAGAATAAAATGGTCATGTATATGGAAGGTGAACGCGGCAACTTCAATGGGATTAACGAATTACCCGCAGACTTCCCGTACGATTTTGGCACTAAGGCAGAGCATACCCCCCTAACCCTCGTTTCGGAGCAGGATTCTATTGTGTTGTTGCTCAGGCATGGTGGCCAAACTAATTTTGATATTATCCGGCAGGCAAAAGGCGATACCGTTCACTGCCATTTCTCCAGCCATCCGTTTGTCAAAATGGCTGTTTTTACGGATGCCTATAAAAAGGCCAATCAGGGCAAAACGATTATCGACGTTCCCGAAGTTTATGAGTTGATCAATGTCATTTTTGCCCTCACCGACTACGGCAAGACCGATGCCATCGAAAAAGACACGGAGTATTATACGCAGGTTATGAGCCATTTTTCGCCGTACAAAAATCACCCGGCGGTTCATACAATGGACTCTTTGCTGCGAAAATCAGTGGATAATTACCACAACATCAAAATGGATAGTTATGCCTACTTATTTGACGGGAGCAAGCTGGCAAAAAGCCCCGTTTATGACCGGATTAGCTGGGGCGAAGTGAATGAGCTCACGCCTTACATTCCGCTTGTGGAGCAGTTTGCCAATCAATCCAACTTTCGCTCGTTCTTTCAGAAGCACCAGCCCTACTACACCGGCCTGATCAGTGATTTCAGGAAGAATGTGGACGTCGCCACAATGAAATCCTGGCTGGACAAACAGTTTCCGACAACACGCTACTCCGCCATAAAGATGATTTTCTCACCCCTGGTGGGCAACAACCAATCGGCAAATCGGTTTGATGATAATGGTTTCACGGAAGCGCAGTGTCACATAAATTATCCATTTTTCAGTAAAGCAACAGCAAGTCAATCTAAAGACCTTATCCGGGGTAGACGGATGATTATTTCCTTCACGGAACTGAACCATAACTACCTGAATCCCGAAGCGGAGAAGTACGATAATAACGTGGCAAAGGCCTACAAAAATATGGCCGACTGGATAACCGAGGGCAGCCCGTCCATGAACTATAACAACCCGCTTTTGTGCTTTGAAGAGTACATGAATTACGCGCTCGTTACGCTACTGTTCAATGACCTCTTCGACGCCAAAACGTTCGCGATCCTTCACGAAGAGAACAATAAACGGATGGTAACAAACCGGGGATTCAAGCGATTCAAGGATTTTAATCAGGAGCTACTTCAGCTGTATAGAAACAGAAAACCGGGCCAGACCGTTGCCGATCTGTACCCGGTTATTATCGCGTGGGCCGCTAAACAATAA
- a CDS encoding Alcohol dehydrogenase zinc-binding domain protein (PFAM: Alcohol dehydrogenase zinc-binding domain protein; Alcohol dehydrogenase GroES domain protein~KEGG: bcm:Bcenmc03_5781 alcohol dehydrogenase) — MKALVLTEYNHFDLQEVPKPSIRPNEVLVRVQAVGICGSDVHGMDGSSGRRIPPIVMGHEASGIIAEVGSDVKNWATGDRVTFDSTVYVLDDWYSRRGQYNLSDGREVVGVSTPDFKRNGAFAEYVAIPQHILYAVPDNVSFTQAALVEPVAVALHAVSLTPIQVNDSAVVVGSGMIGLFVIQVLKLAGCGTIIAIDLDDDRLALAQKLGATHSINAKSGDVAKQVQDLTHGRGADVSFEVVGAGPTVKTAIDCVRKGATVTLVGNLAPTVEMPLQAIVTRQLRLQGSCAINGEYEAALALISSGRMNVEAILSAEVPLEEGADWFKRLYEKEKGLIKVVLKP, encoded by the coding sequence ATGAAAGCACTCGTTCTTACAGAATACAATCACTTTGACTTACAGGAAGTCCCCAAGCCTTCTATCCGTCCCAACGAAGTGCTGGTGCGCGTGCAGGCCGTGGGTATCTGCGGCTCCGATGTGCACGGCATGGATGGCAGCAGCGGCCGACGCATTCCGCCCATCGTGATGGGCCACGAAGCCAGCGGCATCATTGCCGAAGTGGGCAGCGACGTAAAAAACTGGGCTACCGGCGACCGCGTCACCTTCGATTCGACGGTGTACGTGCTCGACGACTGGTACAGCCGCCGGGGGCAGTACAACCTGAGCGACGGCCGCGAAGTCGTGGGCGTTTCGACGCCCGATTTTAAGCGTAATGGTGCCTTTGCCGAGTATGTAGCCATACCACAGCATATTTTATACGCCGTTCCTGATAACGTTAGCTTTACTCAGGCCGCGCTTGTGGAGCCGGTGGCCGTGGCACTCCACGCCGTTAGTCTGACGCCCATTCAGGTCAACGATTCGGCGGTGGTAGTTGGGTCGGGTATGATTGGCCTGTTCGTAATTCAGGTGCTGAAACTGGCGGGTTGCGGAACGATCATCGCCATTGACCTGGACGACGACCGGCTCGCATTAGCTCAAAAACTTGGCGCTACACACAGCATAAACGCGAAAAGTGGCGACGTAGCCAAACAGGTACAGGATCTGACGCACGGTCGCGGTGCCGATGTTTCCTTTGAAGTCGTAGGAGCCGGACCAACCGTGAAAACCGCCATCGACTGTGTTCGGAAAGGAGCCACGGTCACGCTGGTCGGAAATCTGGCGCCAACCGTCGAGATGCCTTTGCAGGCTATTGTGACTCGTCAGCTTCGGCTACAGGGCTCCTGCGCCATCAACGGCGAGTACGAAGCGGCACTGGCCCTGATCTCGTCCGGGCGGATGAACGTTGAAGCCATTCTGAGTGCCGAAGTGCCGCTGGAAGAAGGCGCCGACTGGTTCAAGCGGCTTTATGAAAAAGAGAAAGGACTGATAAAAGTGGTGCTGAAACCTTAA